In the genome of Dromiciops gliroides isolate mDroGli1 chromosome 1, mDroGli1.pri, whole genome shotgun sequence, the window ttgcacatgAGTGTTCCATTCCAATAACATACtataaccattcctcaattgataactGTCCCTTCAATATCCAGTTCTTTTCCAACACAAAACgagcttctataaatatgttAGTACCTTTCCCTTTTTagtttatctctttgggatacagtcctaatagtggtattgctgggataAAGCGAATGAATAACATAATAGTCTTTTTgttgtaattccaaattgttcttcaaaatggTTAGACTAGTTAAAAATTTTACCAAAAGTGCATTCATCTACATGTTTTGCCCACATTTTTTCCAGCActgtcatttctgatagatgtgaggtacctcagaattgttttaatttgcatttctcaaaccaatagttatttttcatatgactaaagaACATtttgtctgttcatatctttgtcCATGTATAAATTGGACAATGActttattttcttataaatttgactgagttccctatgtatttcagaaatgaggcctttatcagagaaactttatgTACTTTTTCATATTACTGCATTGGTGGATAATGTGgtcttttatctatctattcattcattcattcattcatctatttatttattcatttgttccttcatttgtttatttatttatttattgcaggacaatgagggttaagtgacttgcccaggggcacacagtgtgaagtatttgaggctggatttgaactcaggtcctcctgaatctatgacaggtgctttatccactttgtcaacTAGCAGCCACTATGTAAACACCTTTTAACTGACTTAACAATGATAAAgtggaaatggaaaatggaaatgtCAGAAGTTTAACGTTATTATTTGAgtttcttatgatttctttttcatttttccatgttATATTTCTCTTTAGTCTTCTGTTTGAAacagaaaatgtcattttttttattgaactctgttcttttcatcagaaatgcttgaaagtcctctgacTTTCATCTATGAGGAAGTGACCCTTGATTGCAATGCTATCTCTTTTACTGTCTGAATACCATACGtcaagccctctgctcctttaatatgAAAGCTACTAAATCTCGTGATCATGACAGTCACTGCCCAagatttgaattgcttctttctcactccttgcaatattttctcctggatttggGACCTCCAAAATTGTGCTATAAACTTCCGGGGGTGAGGTGGGGGTTTGGtggttccttttggggtctctttcaaatGTTGATAGGTGTAtcctttcaatttgtattttattctctggATGTAAGATAtcaaacaaatttattttataatttcttgaaatgtgaagTCTAGTGTCTTTTATTGACCACAtgggtttcaggtagtccaaaaaatcttaaatatctctcctagatttttttataaaataattatttttccaatgagaaatttcataagttcttttcttttttttattcttttgactttttgtttgtttgtttcttttttttttaagtgaggcaattggggttaagtgacttgcccagggtcgcacagctgctaagtgttaagtatctgaggccggatttgaactcaggtattcctgactccggggccagtgctctatccactgctccacctagctgtcccgtttGTTTCTTAATGTCCATCGAGTAAGTAGTTTTCATTTGCTCAattcaaataattaaagaaataatttcttcagtcaatttttgtgcctccttttctatttgacctattctttttaaatagtactttttgttttttgttttttcccccagtgggCTTGTCTCACTTTAATGAAAGGGCTGGGATAGGGAAGggcaaaagaaagaggggaagttGCTTGTTTTTGTAAACATGGTAGGGAATCAAGCTGACAAGGAACACCAGAGGCCAGTCCAGGAGAGGGTTAAAGTGGATCTCACACAGGAAAGGTGTTACCTGCTGTTCAGCCCTGgagttttatttgtttgatttgtCCACAGTTACACCTCCTGTTCATAAAACTGGAGGACTCTGATGTTAAGGTAAGGTAGGGCTTTATAAAGCTCCTCAGGTCCATCCCAGGgccagttcctgccctcacaCCTCCGTGgctagaaaggaaaagggagcaaGGGAAGATTTTTATAGATGGTGGTGGCTACTTGGCAATCGCAGGGTGTACCATGGAGTTCTGTTCTTCACAGTGGGAGGTAGAAGTGATCAGTAAAGCTCTATTATTACAGacctataaaaatgaaagaattatatatatgcacatacacacatatgtgtgtgtattttcttttacaaaacagCATCAGAGGAGAAAATGTGGGCAGTAGATCAGGCACAGGGTCATGGAGCTTCTGTGGTAAAGCACAGATATCAAAGGATAAGGATAAAAACTTCACAGTCAAAACAGGGTGACCCCATTATAAAGTAATCTTGCTGCAACAGGCCCCTCTCCAAACTTCTCTGGAGACAATTATGACTGGGGCCTGGATGAGGGTGGCCCTGGGGGTGGTGATGGTAGGGGATGGGCTTGGTGGTGGGAGGGGGGATTGATCAATTATGGGAGGGAGCTAGAAGACCTCCAAGCCCCCAGCCTCAGGCTTCCCTCCCTCCATGACCAGTAGTGCCCCATCCCTAATGATGAGTCTTTTGCAGTCAGACAACTGGGAGATGAAGAGCCCTACCTCAGGACACAGAAGGGGCCAATGGGGGCCAGACAGGTGGGGGCCCTGGGGAAAACAAAAGCAGGTGTAGCTCGGCAACCAATTAGCTTCATGAGGAAAGACTCCAGCTGGTCTTCGTCTTTGATGCCCACAAACTTGTGCACCACATCCCTATTCTTGATGGCCAGCACAGTTGGTACAGCAGGAACCTCATACTCAATGGCTAGATTTGTGGTGTCGTCAGTGCCCACCTTAGCCATCAGCAACTTAGCCCCCTGCTTTTCCACCATTTTCTCTAACCAGGGCTCCAAGATCTTGCAGGGGCCACACCACTGTGCATGGAAATCCACAACTACCGGTGTCTCACTGTTGACAACTTTGTCCTGAAAGTCAGGCACATCCTGGACGTTAAACATAATGTTAGAGATCTTGGTAGTGGAGAACCATCCAGGTCAAACTGGGTGTAGCAGCAGAGGGTCTGCTGGAGCTGCCATGGGCCAGAACTTCAGGAACAAGAGGCACTGGGCAACACTGAGGGAACTTCCTAGAGAAGATGGGTGCCAACAATCTCCTGAGGACCATATGCTGAGCCATCTCCCTGTGGCTCGAGTGTGGCAACAAGACCGAGGAGCAGAGGCACACGGACGGCCGACCCTCTCCTCTGCTGCCACCTCTGCCTTTGCCTCTGCCCCCTGCAGCCAGCTCTGTCCTCAAAACTTCTTTcctttaatgaatttttgttccccTCTTACCCtttggtcaattctgtttttgaaggtgttatttttttcaagatattttatactttaagctgctaattttcttttcatcattttctggcatcactttcacttttttccccatttttttcctctatcatttATCTTTTTGGAACTCTTCTTGGAACTCTTGTTGGACTTGGGTTTCATTAGAACTTTTAAGGCTTCACTcatagctgttttcacattgtctttacagtttatgtcttgatcttccctataACTAATGCTTTTTAATAGTcatgttctctatttcttgtttgctcattttctagtatatttcttgactttgcactttatgttaaagtttagCTCTGCTCCCTTGTGAGTGAGGAGGTATTGTCCCAAGCTTTAAGTTTTTTGTGCTACTGTTTTTAGAGCTAATTCtaggggtctgcaagtttttggtgcttccatgGTAGTGTGATCTAGGGAAAGGTGCAGTGACTGTTCTCCCGGATTATGCACTGGTCTTTACCCAC includes:
- the LOC122750769 gene encoding LOW QUALITY PROTEIN: thioredoxin, mitochondrial-like (The sequence of the model RefSeq protein was modified relative to this genomic sequence to represent the inferred CDS: deleted 1 base in 1 codon), with amino-acid sequence MAQHMVLRRLLAPIFSRKFPQCCPVPLVPEVLAHGSSSRPSAATPSLTGWFSTTKISNIMFNVQDVPDFQDKVVNSETPVVVDFHAQWCGPCKILEPWLEKMVEKQGAKLLMAKVGTDDTTNLAIEYEVPAVPTVLAIKNRDVVHKFVGIKDEDQLESFLMKLIGCRATPAFVFPRAPTCLAPIGPFCVLR